The Fusarium keratoplasticum isolate Fu6.1 chromosome 4, whole genome shotgun sequence genome contains the following window.
AACGGGACTCGTCAAAGGGATGAATCGTTGTGAGGGTGCGTTTCCTGGATGGGAAGAATAATGCTTTAAGGCAACCCGGGGCAGATCTTCTACGACTTCTTGCCAGCTCATGAAATGACACGTgggagaagcccaagaagccgaCGAAGTGATGGCTTGTGCAGGTGACGGGTTTTGTTTGTCCTTGAAGTAAAGGTGAAGTAAGGGGTAcgtatatatatatactaggGAAGTCGCCAATTATAATGCATTGTCAATGACCAGCTGATGTGAATCTGTGTCTGTAACTATGTGTTGATCCTGGGCCCCGGTCAGATGGTGTGGGAGTCCCATCGAGCAAAGGGATTCATGGCCGCGATGTGAAGAGTAATGGTATCATCCTTCTTGGATCTTTCAGGAGGATTGGTACTATAGAGGCGCCGTTGACGACTTGAGGGTCCTTGATGTGATTGACGGTTAAAGGTCACGTTTAGTGGTGTTGAGTTCGTGAAGGACCATTCCCAGCCTACAAGTCGGGCGGGGCCGGATCGATCCGAAGGGCGTTTGCAGGTCGGTAACAAGGCACAGAACGTCTGCAGGAGTTCGCGGACATGGTGCGCAAGACCGCGTACGCGGTCGGCTCGAGGAACCAGAATCTCTGTGCTCTCTCTTCATCCCGCCGCCCACAGGTTGTAACTAGTGTAAAGAACACTAGATGCAACTTGGATACGATCAGGCTCAGGCGTGTCCTGGTATTTATAAGGACATCGTGAAGTATATATATTGCAAAGTTCGAAGATAGGCGAATAATCGTTCAAGACGTACTGTCATGGCTTGGGTGATGCAACGGATGTGGGCAAAGAATCGCTCGAATTGGGACGTATGATCATCAGAGCGAAGGACGGAGTATTGGGTCTTTCCACTTCGCTCGGAGACGCCCATTACATGGCCGACAAACAAGATTCGCAGTCTCAAGGTCCAGGATCATTTCGTTGCAGTATACAGTGAAACGCGCCAACCCCATGAGTGAGAATGAGGGGGTTATAATATATGCGACGAAAAAGCAAGCGTATAGAGAAAAGATCCGTTTGAACGTTGCATCCTTGGTCATCCCTTCCACATGGTCGAGGTATCTCTGACTAGTGTCGAGCTGTGAGATCATGCAAGAGAACCCAAAAATGAAAGGCTCTGGTGAAAAAGAGGTCACGGGCtcatctttttcttcatTTATAGGGGGCGAGCTGCGGGAGCCCGAAAAGGAGTtggcctcgtcaaggtcTTGTTCATAACGAGAAGAGACAAGGTCAACTCAAAGCACAAGCATCAACTTGGCAAGGATCTCGTCGTGAGGCTCGAAGGAGAAGCGAAGGAAGACAGATGTGGCTGGGGGCAATAGAAGGGGATAGTCGAGGACCCGCCATCTTGTTCATGAATGCTGTATATATAAGAGTTTCCGAATGATACAAGGGGAATGAGCAGGTGAAAAAGGCCTCGTCGTCAGCCCCTTCCATGTTCTTTGAGCCTGGTCCCATTGGTTTTTGTTTTGAGACAGGTCTTCTTCAGCCAGGCCCTGGTCTCATGCCGATGAAGTGAGCAAGAAGACCGGGTATATATAGAAGGTGTTGAGTTTTCAAGTCGGATGtaagagggagagagggagggtaTTTATACCCAGAAATGAAAATATTTGTCATTCTCAGTTGAAGCCTGCAATTACCACCAGCATCCGTATGTACCAATTGCTtgctggcgatggcttcaaacCTGAACAAACCAAACCCCTTGCCAAGAGGGTACGTCACTCTTTTCCGAATTTGTGGAGTAGATGGCTAGGCTAAAGGCTTGGCATCTCTGTCAAACGGTTGGGGACAGGCCCGCCACGTGATTCTCGTCTTTCTGGTCAAAGCGCTGCGTTTTTTCACCCCAACGTAAAGTGGCATATCTCACGATGAGCTTGTTCCATGAGCCGCGGCACGATTTTGTTAGTGTAAGTTGGCATATGATATCGAGTCTTTAGTGAGAATATTGGTCATTTTTTGCAGCTATACCGCCTGTTTTATAACAATACAACGCCATTGGTATCTTGTAATATATCATGTGTCCCCCTGCAATTACCCCATTCGGACCATCGCAACATCGGGGAAACCGCCGACTCAGGTCCCGACTTTCACAAGCCATTTTCACCCACACCCACCGTCATGTTCGGCCTCGGCCAATCAAATCGCCCCAATCAACGACTCTTTTCCAGCGGCCGTGTCTCGTTCTTCCCGATCCCGTGGCCGCCATCCAACGGGCgcctttttctttccctGTTCCTGTTTTTCTCTTACTTACCAAACCTTGTGCTTCAAGCCATGGCCTTGTGATTGCAGGTCATTCTTCATTATTCGTTATATTCTTACCCACCCTCGTTTTTCGTTGTGTCTGTGTGTCTGTGTGTGCGTCGCAAAAATAACAGGAACCCCGCTGcccgccatcgccatcgtcgctgctgccgccgcgAGCGAGAATTGAGCCTCCACTCAACGAACCAAACTAGACCAACCACCCCCGCCAAACCCTCTCCCTATAACCCTTTCCTCCGTCGACTCTCCTCCGAATACTTCTCTATACCGTATAGACTCGCCCTATATCGTATAACCATCCGGCCGCCCACCATGTCTGTCTCGAGCATCTTTGCGACCTTCCTCACGGGCTACGCTGCcctcaccatcttcttctacGCCCTCTCCATGGTCGTCCCCAAGGCCGGCTTCGTCGCCCGCGGCCTGGCCTCGTACATCTCGCTCATCTTCGCCGCCCTCTACGGCGTCTtcgtctccatcttcctcaccCTCATCGGCAAGCAGGGGATCGCCCAATGGGCCGCCGGCCGATGCTTCCTCTACGCCATGCTCTTGACCACCGGCGTCGAGTTTGTCATTGAGGACCCCAACAACATCCTCGGCACCACGCGCCCCGCCGTCTTTATCGGAAACCACCAGACCGAGCTCGATGTCCTCATGCTGGGCACCATGTTCCCCAAGTACTGCAGCGTCACGGCAAAGGCCTCGCTCAAGAAGACACCCTTCCTCGGCTGGTTCATGGCTCTGAGCGGCTCCATCTTTATCGACCGCAAGAACACAAAGGATGCCCGCGAGGCCATGAAGGGCGCCGCCAACGAGATCCAGTCCAAGCGCCAGAGCGTCTACATGTTCCCCGAGGGCACCCGCAGCTATGCCAAGGAGCCCATGCTGCTCCCCTTCAAGAAGGGCGCTTTCCACCTGGCTGTCCAGGCTGGTGTCCCCGTTGTCCCCTGCGTTGTCGCAAACTACAGCCAtatcctcttcatcaagaGTTTTGTCTTTAAGTCTGGCAAGATTCCCGTCAAGGGTATGTTTTCTCCTTCAGAGTGACAATCTTATAGTTGACTAACAAACTACAGTCTTGGAACCCATTCCTACCAAGGGCTTGGAGGCCGCCgacgttgatgagctcaCCCGCACAACGCGCGAGCTCATGCTCAACGAGCTTGTCTCTCTAACTGCCAAGGCCCGAGGCCAGCCCATCGCCGTGCCCGCCTCAAACGGAAACTCAACCGGCAAGAGCTCCGGCGTCGATACCAACGGCGCCGCCCACTAAGTGACCACCCCCCTAAAAAAACATTGTAGACTTCAGGTTGGTAGAGGTAGATttcaagaggaggagacaGACTGGGTAAGGGATGATGAGTAAATTTTCCTAACGAGAGGGTTCCAAGGGGAGTCATGTCGGATGAAGAGACTCGCAGGCAGTCATTTGATACCCCCATAGACGCATGAGGCGGCTTTTTGCTCTGACGGACTGAGCAAAGTCGATTGCTTTTTGTTTTTTGTGCTATTGCattgttttttttctcctcaTGCATGCAGTCTTGCTTGATCCATGCTTTGCTGTTGAGACATGTTTTTGTTTCTCAAGATACAGACGATTATCAGATGAACCAATAGACGGCgcatgatgagatgagatttCAGTTGTCTTTGCAGTTGAGTCCATGTTTGACGACATCACCTTGACGATGGAAAACTAGAATCAAACATCAAGTATTGATACACACATCGCTGTCTAGGCCACACATGGTCTACTATCGTCACCCACTTCTTCCAACCTGAAGCTACAAACAAGATTTCAACTCCAAGATCGCCAACCCGTCCCATGTCTCATCATGCACcaaaggccgaggccagCCAATTACAAGGAGTACCGCTACATAGAAATTCACCTCAAGAAAAAAGTCCCGACTTTTTCAACACTTGACACACTCGCTCTGCTTCACTCGCTAAGTGCCTGCAGCGCCTGTGTCAGCGACACCACTCTCAAGCTCCGACCGCGCCTCGGTGTGCCAAGAGCAGCTGATGCGTTGCCGCTGTGGGTTGCCGTAGGGCTAAGGTCATCGCGCCAGAAGCGGAAGACTCGCTTCAGGTCCCGGGGAATGCCCTCGAGCACAACTGTCGAGATGGGGACAAAGGGGCGGTCCTCCATGCCAGAGGCAAGAATGGCGTACTCTTGCGCAAAGTCAAGAGCGTTGCGGAAGGATGCATATCGGGACTGGGCACGggcgccgacgatgatgtACATCTCAAAGAAGGCGTCGAGGACGTAGATTTGCTCAGGGGAGAGGTCGCGCTGGTTGAAGGGCGAGATCTCAAAGACCTAGTCATCGTTAGTATCTGTCAAGATCTACTTCAGAATAGTCAACATACCTGCTGCCGTGTATCTGCATCCGAGCAGAAGAGTCTGCTGCAGTACTTGGCATAGTTGGGCTTGAGTCGCCAGTGATCAGCCGAGTGCGGCTTGGATCCTCCCTCGAATAGCGCCCAGAATGTCTCGGGCTCTTCACCGTCATCGACCTCAATCAACTCCCCAGTCAGCGTGAGCTCGATGCCAATGAGTCGTGCCGCGCTAAGTTCGGTCACATCACAGCCGCGACCCTTCCAGAGATAGGCCTTGCcctggttggtgatgaggtaCGAGAATCCCGCACAAAGGCTAGCTGGGGTAAAGTCGCACTCATCAAACGAGACCTGACCCTGGTATTGTCGGCCACACAGCATGTTGGGTGCCAGCGAGTCGTACTTGTTGCTCGAACCTCGTCGGACCATGACAACACCGCCGAGCGCCTGGAGGAACTCGGTCGTCTCCTTGCCCTGCTgcatcttgaccagcttTCCACCAagggccttggcttccttctgAACAAACAGGAGAGCATCGTCAGCTGCAGCCTCGGGCACTTGGTCACCAACCCAGAAGTATATCTCCAGCCGCTTCCAGCCAGCCTCATTGGTGAAGCTATGCGGAGCGATGTACATTTCTCGCTCAAACAGCACGCGCTCATAGTGCGAAGCAACCGGCGACTTCCTGCCTTCAGCCGAGATCTGGAACACCTGGAAGCTCAGACTCTGGATCTTAGCAGGCCCTGTCGGTGGGCGGTTCATGAGAATCGATGCAGTGTCCACCTTGTACTCGGTCCTCGGCTGCTTTGGGCCGAAGAAGTCGCTGAGCAGACTTGCCACATCGTTGCCCTGCTTGGGCTTTGGCGATGCGGCCGCCGAGGTGGTTTGCTGGGCCTTGGGAGTCTGGGGTTCCTTAGCTGGAGGAGTTGGCAGAGGGCGGTTAGCCACTCGAGATGGTGTTTTGTTGATTTGGAGTGGAGATGAACGTTCGACCTCAGGAAGGGCACGAGGTGTCCTTGTTGGTGTCTTGGTCACCTCAGGCTCAGCCCCATCGAAAGAGGGCTttgaaggtggtggtggtgactgAGCAGCACCGCCAAACATGGCTCTGGCGTTCTTGACCGACACGACAGGGTCGCTGTCAACCTTTGTGGGCGACGACGGCTCGGGCTCTGGCAGAGGGCGCTGGAACATTTTCACTGGAGACCTGGAGCCGGTTCGCTGGTGAGTCAATCTGACAGGCTCCTTAGCAGACTCCAGCTTTGCACCGTTGGATCCAGCTTCATCAAAGAACCTCGACATGCGCTTCgtgtcgagcttcttgggcgaGTTGGGCTGCGAAGCGGCATCACCGGTCTTCTGGATTCTAAGGGGAGACGGGAAGTCGCCAGAAGCAGGCTCAGTGGGAGATGTTTGCTTGCGGAGGAATGCGGGAGCTCGCTCCTCAAGGCTTTGGAAGCCCTTGGCAGGTTCTTTCTCCTGAGGCTTAGCACCAGGAGTAGGTCTACCACGAAGGGCCGCCTTGGCAGCGACTTGCTGCCGGATAGAGAAGGGACCAGAGACTGATTCTTCAGTCTTTTCCACAGGGGCGGGGGCAGGGGTTTCCTTCACGGGGGTCTCCTTAACAGGCTCGACAGGTGCCTCAATGGGCTTTGGGCTCTCCTTGGGCTCAGGCTTGGACTCAGTAGCTGGGGCAGCTGCAGGGGCGGCTGTGGTCGGCGCCTTTCTCCTAGGTCCTCTCGCTCGACCCTTTGTCATATGTGTCAACTGTGGGCCAGGCGCAGATGGCTCTGTGGTTGATGCAGAAGCACCCTTTGAGCCGGATTCTTCACTGGCTCCCCCATTGGTAGCCATGGGAGGGGGGCCTCGCGCAAGCATACCAGCCAGAGCTGGGCTGAACCGGCCAGCAAGCTTACCTCCTACACCTCCTACACGTCCCTGCAGTATAGAGGGGGCACTCGTTTCCTTCTGCAAGATTGGCAAGGCTCTTGGCTCTTCTGGCTTTGCGCTGGATTCTGTTGATACCCGCTTGAGGCCTTCGTTCGAGTGCTCCGCAGAAAAGGGGACGGCGGCGGGCTTTGGTGAAGGCTTCGGCGACACAGAGGGCTTCGGCGAGAAAGATGGTGTACTTTGCATCCTCTTGGGACCAGGAACCGGCTTTGGCGACTCTGGCCTACCTGGCGCAGCAGCCGACTTCAGATCCATGACTGATTTTCTCTTGTTGGCCAACTCGGCTCGTCGTGCGAGTCCCTCGGGCAGGGGTTGCTCggcagccatggtgttgCTTCTGGTGATGCCCTTGCCTTCTGCCTGAGCTTTCTTAAagtcatccttcttcttcaagatggcTTCCTTGAATTCATCCACCCTCTCTGTCTTTTGGGGGCCGCCTGTTTGGTTGAGCGCGGCCTTACCCCGCAGGATGTTACTCTTGAGCTCATCCGGGGCTACGTAGTTCTGAGTCTTGGTCCTGCGGAGGTTGCCAAACACGTTCTTGAACTCGGGCTCGTTTGTCTTTGGCGCCTCGGAGCCAGTTGGTCGATGCCTCAAGCTGCCGCGAAAGTCCTTCTTAGGCGGCGTCTCAGGCTTCGGCTTTGGCATGGGTGCAGGGGGCTTGGTCTCGCTGGGACTTGTAGCCTCCTGGTGCTCCGGTTCGTGaagcttctgcttctcctctgctGTGAGCTCAGGATCTGGCACCGGTTCATGCTCAGGCTCAGGAACAGGCTCAGGGGCAGGCTCTACCGCCTTCTCTTCAGCACCTGCCGGCTCAAGCTTAGGGGCAATCTTCGAGATGCTCTTGCTAGCG
Protein-coding sequences here:
- a CDS encoding 1-acyl-sn-glycerol-3-phosphate acyltransferase, whose product is MSVSSIFATFLTGYAALTIFFYALSMVVPKAGFVARGLASYISLIFAALYGVFVSIFLTLIGKQGIAQWAAGRCFLYAMLLTTGVEFVIEDPNNILGTTRPAVFIGNHQTELDVLMLGTMFPKYCSVTAKASLKKTPFLGWFMALSGSIFIDRKNTKDAREAMKGAANEIQSKRQSVYMFPEGTRSYAKEPMLLPFKKGAFHLAVQAGVPVVPCVVANYSHILFIKSFVFKSGKIPVKVLEPIPTKGLEAADVDELTRTTRELMLNELVSLTAKARGQPIAVPASNGNSTGKSSGVDTNGAAH
- a CDS encoding DUF4045 domain-containing protein, whose amino-acid sequence is MSDEVSQFLEQVERLRGQQIEEDEVRARELEEYLAAKRERQARREERARSISPQKSSPANTPSPRSSRRSIHLSEALKLESPVVPKDEGSPQPPEPEAKLETPMDPPDSSPTKENETPLDVDTKSPTTASTPPARSSTLSWQRRPSSRSGAARPLSMLATQNATQRSLAGSQDAAPAPASATEQAFSKDQIAQALGSKDPSWFRQTADRGASSAAYRKNQVEDEDRLDMASVKAQLPGMTADQPKPSPPVEETPSPTKMRLASPPTLNPPGFDGPGDDKPLVDRFARTPSGRTSPIRSNSRSNSPTKGVGGFVQSAMMKRSDSVKRWSVTSPPGLARGDSIASSRSTGLPGAGRPQSMVRPGSTTPSSSRPTSRNGESEIETTPKAPTIDSALESKTPKAGEERIHVPTSPSKTMDPRRWSPTKSSWLESALNKPESPKPQHRSNTSQPAWMAELNKNKAEKANNPAEGTRPRPGSISHKHQVSIGGLMRSTPVGSVARPNTPGLGGIYSPPPGGNRPPFGHGASKSISKIAPKLEPAGAEEKAVEPAPEPVPEPEHEPVPDPELTAEEKQKLHEPEHQEATSPSETKPPAPMPKPKPETPPKKDFRGSLRHRPTGSEAPKTNEPEFKNVFGNLRRTKTQNYVAPDELKSNILRGKAALNQTGGPQKTERVDEFKEAILKKKDDFKKAQAEGKGITRSNTMAAEQPLPEGLARRAELANKRKSVMDLKSAAAPGRPESPKPVPGPKRMQSTPSFSPKPSVSPKPSPKPAAVPFSAEHSNEGLKRVSTESSAKPEEPRALPILQKETSAPSILQGRVGGVGGKLAGRFSPALAGMLARGPPPMATNGGASEESGSKGASASTTEPSAPGPQLTHMTKGRARGPRRKAPTTAAPAAAPATESKPEPKESPKPIEAPVEPVKETPVKETPAPAPVEKTEESVSGPFSIRQQVAAKAALRGRPTPGAKPQEKEPAKGFQSLEERAPAFLRKQTSPTEPASGDFPSPLRIQKTGDAASQPNSPKKLDTKRMSRFFDEAGSNGAKLESAKEPVRLTHQRTGSRSPVKMFQRPLPEPEPSSPTKVDSDPVVSVKNARAMFGGAAQSPPPPSKPSFDGAEPEVTKTPTRTPRALPEVERSSPLQINKTPSRVANRPLPTPPAKEPQTPKAQQTTSAAASPKPKQGNDVASLLSDFFGPKQPRTEYKVDTASILMNRPPTGPAKIQSLSFQVFQISAEGRKSPVASHYERVLFEREMYIAPHSFTNEAGWKRLEIYFWVGDQVPEAAADDALLFVQKEAKALGGKLVKMQQGKETTEFLQALGGVVMVRRGSSNKYDSLAPNMLCGRQYQGQVSFDECDFTPASLCAGFSYLITNQGKAYLWKGRGCDVTELSAARLIGIELTLTGELIEVDDGEEPETFWALFEGGSKPHSADHWRLKPNYAKYCSRLFCSDADTRQQVFEISPFNQRDLSPEQIYVLDAFFEMYIIVGARAQSRYASFRNALDFAQEYAILASGMEDRPFVPISTVVLEGIPRDLKRVFRFWRDDLSPTATHSGNASAALGTPRRGRSLRVVSLTQALQALSE